The proteins below are encoded in one region of Geomonas ferrireducens:
- a CDS encoding OmpA family protein: MKRVTSFICMMVLAVMAFAGTAQAGERAGAFSISPFVGGYVFDDDDQAWLKEHRLMGGLRLGYDWTDHFSTELVGSYMKGQYASVDRHFGIYSYHLDLLWNFMPRTAFVPYVAVGGGGTTVRYDGPNSHDGTFNAGGGLKFFMGDNLALRLDARHILDFQNKDLDDNIGNNWEYSLGLSFVMGGRKAAMAPARATAAPGGPAEEKAAAEPEPQPAPAAATEPTPGHYKYCMTLQGEFDIDKAIIRDDLRNQIAQVGNFMKKYPTTTAVIEGHTDNVGSYNHNMELSQRRAEAVVNYLVEQYGIDRSRLSAKGYGFTRPIADNATEEGKQKNRRIEAIIDCAFDVQQLPPPQRLCMSLVLDFDTGKADVKPQYRDEIAKVADYMKRYTTTTAVIEGHTDSTGTPEQNMKLSQQRAQNVVDYLVKNFGIERSRLSAKGYGATRPIAYNKTAEGRAQNRRINAIIDCVIQK; this comes from the coding sequence ATGAAAAGAGTCACCAGCTTTATCTGCATGATGGTCCTGGCCGTGATGGCGTTTGCCGGTACGGCGCAGGCAGGGGAACGGGCGGGGGCATTCAGCATCTCCCCCTTCGTCGGCGGGTACGTTTTTGACGACGACGACCAGGCATGGCTCAAGGAACACCGTCTCATGGGCGGCCTGAGGCTTGGCTATGACTGGACCGACCACTTCAGCACCGAGCTTGTGGGGAGCTACATGAAAGGGCAGTACGCCAGCGTCGACCGGCACTTCGGGATCTATTCCTATCACCTCGACCTCCTCTGGAACTTCATGCCGAGGACCGCGTTCGTACCTTACGTCGCGGTTGGCGGCGGCGGGACCACCGTCAGGTACGACGGCCCCAACTCGCATGACGGCACCTTCAACGCCGGCGGCGGCCTCAAGTTCTTCATGGGCGACAACCTTGCCCTCAGGCTCGACGCCCGCCATATCCTCGACTTCCAGAACAAGGACCTCGACGACAACATCGGCAACAACTGGGAATACAGCCTCGGCCTCTCCTTCGTGATGGGTGGGAGAAAGGCGGCCATGGCCCCCGCCAGGGCGACCGCCGCACCGGGCGGCCCCGCCGAAGAGAAGGCTGCCGCCGAGCCTGAGCCGCAACCTGCACCGGCCGCCGCGACCGAACCCACCCCCGGGCACTACAAGTACTGCATGACGCTCCAGGGCGAGTTCGACATCGACAAGGCGATCATCCGCGATGACCTTCGTAACCAGATCGCCCAGGTCGGCAACTTCATGAAGAAATACCCGACCACCACCGCCGTCATCGAGGGGCACACCGACAACGTCGGCTCCTACAACCACAACATGGAACTCTCCCAGCGCCGCGCCGAGGCGGTGGTGAACTACCTGGTGGAACAGTACGGCATCGACCGTTCGCGCCTCTCCGCCAAGGGGTACGGCTTCACCCGTCCCATCGCCGACAACGCGACCGAGGAAGGGAAACAGAAAAACCGCCGCATCGAGGCGATCATCGACTGCGCCTTCGACGTCCAGCAGCTCCCCCCGCCGCAGCGTCTTTGCATGTCGCTCGTACTCGATTTCGACACGGGCAAGGCGGATGTGAAACCGCAGTACCGCGACGAGATCGCCAAGGTGGCCGACTACATGAAGCGCTACACCACGACCACCGCGGTCATCGAGGGGCATACCGACAGCACAGGCACCCCCGAGCAGAACATGAAGCTCTCGCAGCAGCGTGCCCAGAACGTGGTCGACTACCTGGTGAAGAACTTCGGCATCGAGCGCTCCAGGCTCTCCGCCAAGGGGTACGGCGCCACCCGTCCCATCGCCTACAACAAGACCGCCGAAGGGCGTGCGCAAAACCGCAGGATCAACGCCATCATCGACTGCGTGATTCAGAAATAG
- the flgM gene encoding flagellar biosynthesis anti-sigma factor FlgM: protein MDVTSKIDQAKSALPVEGRMETPLRPPAKRQQPQSAKQEDVVELSSSLASISTQELDREQARRVAAIKAQLDAGSYRVDTRLVAQKMLTEGAGL, encoded by the coding sequence ATGGACGTTACCTCGAAGATAGATCAGGCGAAGTCGGCCCTCCCCGTGGAAGGGAGAATGGAAACCCCGCTGCGCCCACCTGCCAAACGGCAGCAACCTCAATCGGCCAAGCAGGAAGACGTGGTGGAGCTCTCGTCGTCCCTGGCGAGTATCTCGACACAGGAGCTGGACCGGGAACAGGCCCGGCGCGTAGCGGCGATCAAGGCGCAGCTCGACGCAGGGAGCTACCGGGTGGACACGCGCCTGGTGGCGCAGAAGATGCTCACCGAAGGTGCCGGCCTCTGA
- a CDS encoding M15 family metallopeptidase codes for MKQSWWSIATGCIFAVLSLAGCGSRMELPRHIGASLNGIAATTDSRQLLYVDPGTPGRPQAFLYPVQHTLTGWEQALPQVPVNLGRNGVAPPFEKREGDGRTPSGIFPLTRAFGSVPAVTGSFPYRQVDAQDLWVDDAQSPDYNRWVVRGATNASSFEELLRPDPLYRYAIAVDYNSEPVVRGMGSAIFIHVERAPGAGTAGCVSMPEAELVQVMQWLDPAKRPQVVIGAPSAVTVAADGVKSVLPADLSPVLKQRLSAGARLLALRQGSGFFAAAVTLPPEVAARMQEKGGWRPECPVPLQELAYLVTSFWGFDGVRHYGELVVHQALAAFFMDALQHGYNGRFPIERMELIDAFDADDFRSMAANNSSAFNCREVPGRAGVFSRHSYGAALDINPLQNPYLMLEEAGREKGARVYGGAAALEFCLGNPALCRVLPAASAPYLARNERLPGMLQPGDPLLAAFKERGFTWGGSWRFPDYQHIEFDPAKLTLP; via the coding sequence ATGAAACAGAGTTGGTGGTCCATCGCTACCGGTTGCATCTTCGCGGTCCTGAGCCTTGCCGGGTGCGGCTCGCGGATGGAGCTTCCCCGGCATATCGGCGCGAGCCTCAACGGTATCGCTGCCACCACCGACAGCAGGCAGCTCCTCTACGTGGACCCCGGGACACCCGGGCGCCCGCAGGCGTTTTTGTACCCAGTGCAGCACACCCTGACCGGGTGGGAGCAGGCCCTCCCGCAGGTCCCGGTGAACCTCGGCAGAAACGGGGTGGCTCCCCCCTTCGAAAAGCGCGAGGGGGACGGCCGCACCCCTTCAGGCATCTTCCCGCTCACCCGCGCCTTCGGCTCGGTCCCGGCCGTCACCGGGAGCTTCCCGTACCGGCAGGTCGACGCGCAGGACCTCTGGGTCGACGACGCGCAATCCCCCGACTACAACCGCTGGGTGGTGCGCGGTGCCACGAACGCCTCCTCCTTCGAGGAGCTTTTACGCCCCGATCCCCTCTACCGTTACGCGATAGCCGTCGACTACAACAGCGAACCCGTGGTGCGGGGGATGGGGAGCGCCATCTTCATCCACGTCGAGCGCGCCCCCGGCGCAGGCACCGCCGGATGTGTTTCGATGCCTGAGGCGGAACTGGTGCAGGTGATGCAGTGGCTTGATCCGGCAAAGAGGCCGCAGGTGGTGATAGGCGCCCCCTCGGCCGTCACGGTCGCGGCCGACGGGGTTAAAAGCGTGCTCCCCGCCGATCTCTCTCCCGTTTTAAAGCAGCGGCTCTCGGCGGGGGCGCGCCTTCTGGCACTCAGGCAGGGAAGCGGCTTCTTCGCCGCCGCCGTCACCCTCCCACCGGAGGTTGCGGCACGGATGCAGGAAAAAGGGGGCTGGCGTCCGGAGTGCCCGGTTCCCCTGCAGGAACTGGCCTACCTGGTCACCTCCTTCTGGGGGTTCGACGGCGTGCGGCATTACGGTGAACTCGTGGTGCACCAGGCGCTTGCCGCCTTTTTCATGGACGCGCTGCAGCACGGCTACAACGGCCGCTTCCCGATCGAGAGGATGGAGCTCATCGACGCCTTCGACGCCGACGACTTCCGCTCCATGGCCGCCAACAACAGCTCCGCCTTCAACTGCCGGGAGGTCCCGGGAAGGGCCGGTGTCTTCTCGCGGCACAGCTACGGCGCGGCGCTCGACATAAACCCGCTGCAAAACCCCTACCTCATGCTGGAAGAGGCGGGAAGGGAAAAGGGCGCCCGGGTTTACGGGGGCGCCGCGGCGCTCGAGTTCTGCCTCGGCAACCCCGCCCTCTGCCGCGTTCTTCCCGCCGCCTCGGCCCCCTATCTCGCCCGCAACGAGCGCCTGCCGGGCATGTTGCAGCCGGGAGACCCGCTCCTCGCCGCGTTCAAAGAGCGCGGTTTCACCTGGGGGGGGAGCTGGCGTTTCCCCGACTACCAGCACATCGAGTTCGACCCCGCGAAGCTTACCCTTCCGTAA
- a CDS encoding rhodanese-like domain-containing protein, producing the protein MQRELAVSVDWLWERIKEGEPLFFIELHHPGDVDLSVHKVRGALVANFDDVLRHLPELPRDRLVVICTTVPGDEPALELALRLKDAGIEARALTGGVLEYLKAGLPAEERRAAREMTRNRGL; encoded by the coding sequence ATGCAGAGGGAACTTGCCGTGTCGGTGGACTGGCTTTGGGAGCGGATCAAGGAAGGAGAGCCGCTCTTTTTTATCGAGCTGCATCACCCGGGGGACGTCGACCTTTCGGTGCACAAGGTGCGCGGCGCGCTTGTTGCGAATTTCGACGATGTGCTGCGTCACCTTCCGGAACTGCCGCGCGACCGGCTCGTCGTCATCTGCACCACGGTCCCCGGGGATGAGCCGGCCCTTGAGCTGGCCTTGCGGCTGAAGGATGCGGGGATCGAGGCGCGCGCCCTCACCGGGGGGGTGCTGGAGTACCTTAAGGCCGGGCTCCCCGCGGAGGAGCGCCGCGCCGCTCGGGAGATGACCCGCAATCGCGGGCTGTAG
- the tkt gene encoding transketolase has product MSKDPLIAPATETDELCINTLRFLAVDAVQKANSGHPGMPMGAAAMAYLLWSRFLKHNPRDPGWFDRDRFVLSAGHGSMLLYALLHLTGYDLPMEELKRFRQWGSRTPGHPERGVTPGVEVTTGPLGQGFGNAVGMAMAEAHLAARFNRPGFRLVDHHTYVIAGDGDLMEGVVSEAASLAGHLRLGKLICLYDDNRITLAASTSLSFSEDRAGRFRSFGWQVLEVEDGNDLAALGEALEAARAEEERPSLIMVRTRIGFGSPAKEGSFEAHGAPLGGEEVLAAKRRLSWPAEPPFLVPEPALARFREAVEQGGARQGAWEELREGYAAQYPAEAAELALAISGELPAGWEEVLPHFAADAKGMATRAASGKVLNALASRLPQLFGGSADLNPSTVTALAGKGDFQSEAWQPEDRQGAVGGVWGREGANVHFGVREHGMAAVMNGLAAHGGVIPFGATFLTFSDYLRPSLRLAALSDLKVIHVFTHDSIAVGEDGPTHQPVEHVASLRGIPRLLVLRPCDANETAFAWRAALETRNRPVALVLSRQAVPTLDRAACAAAEGVLRGGYVLAEGDGGTPRLILIATGSEVSLALRARDRLQEQGIATRAVSMPCWALFDEQPREYRESVLPPEVPARLAVEAGSPFGWHRYVGSAGAVLGVEGFGASAPGEVVLTEYGFTVDNVCRLALQLIGRGE; this is encoded by the coding sequence ATGAGCAAGGATCCCCTTATCGCACCCGCCACCGAGACCGACGAACTCTGCATCAACACGCTGCGCTTTCTGGCGGTAGACGCCGTGCAAAAGGCAAACAGCGGCCACCCGGGGATGCCCATGGGGGCCGCCGCCATGGCGTACCTGCTCTGGAGCAGGTTCTTGAAGCACAACCCGCGCGATCCGGGGTGGTTCGACCGGGACCGCTTCGTCCTTTCCGCCGGGCACGGCTCAATGCTTCTCTACGCGCTCCTGCATCTCACCGGCTACGACCTCCCGATGGAGGAGCTTAAGCGCTTCCGCCAGTGGGGAAGCCGCACCCCCGGGCATCCCGAGCGCGGCGTGACGCCGGGGGTGGAGGTGACGACCGGCCCCCTTGGGCAAGGTTTCGGCAACGCGGTCGGCATGGCCATGGCCGAGGCGCACCTGGCGGCGCGTTTCAACCGTCCCGGTTTCCGCCTGGTGGACCATCACACCTACGTCATCGCAGGTGACGGCGACCTGATGGAGGGGGTGGTCTCGGAGGCGGCGTCGCTTGCCGGGCACCTGCGCCTCGGGAAACTGATCTGCCTTTACGACGACAACCGCATCACGCTCGCCGCCTCCACCTCGCTCAGCTTTTCCGAGGACCGTGCCGGGAGGTTCCGCTCCTTCGGATGGCAGGTCCTGGAGGTCGAGGACGGCAACGATCTGGCGGCACTCGGAGAGGCGCTCGAGGCGGCGCGGGCGGAAGAAGAGCGCCCGTCGCTCATCATGGTGCGCACCCGGATCGGTTTCGGCTCTCCTGCAAAAGAGGGGAGCTTCGAGGCCCATGGCGCGCCGCTCGGGGGCGAAGAGGTGCTGGCCGCCAAAAGGCGGCTTTCCTGGCCCGCCGAGCCCCCCTTCCTCGTCCCTGAACCGGCGCTTGCGCGCTTCAGGGAGGCCGTAGAGCAGGGGGGAGCACGGCAGGGCGCGTGGGAGGAGCTGCGCGAAGGTTACGCGGCGCAGTACCCGGCAGAGGCGGCGGAACTTGCCCTTGCCATATCCGGGGAACTCCCCGCCGGGTGGGAGGAGGTGCTCCCGCACTTTGCCGCGGACGCGAAGGGGATGGCGACCCGCGCCGCGTCCGGCAAGGTGCTGAACGCACTCGCTTCCCGCCTGCCGCAGCTTTTCGGCGGGTCCGCCGACCTCAATCCCTCCACGGTGACCGCGCTTGCCGGCAAGGGGGACTTTCAGAGCGAGGCGTGGCAGCCTGAAGACCGGCAGGGTGCCGTCGGGGGCGTGTGGGGCAGGGAGGGCGCCAACGTCCACTTCGGCGTGCGCGAACACGGCATGGCCGCGGTCATGAACGGCCTTGCCGCCCACGGAGGGGTCATCCCCTTCGGCGCCACCTTCCTCACCTTCTCGGACTACCTGCGCCCCTCGCTGCGCCTGGCCGCCCTGTCGGATCTAAAGGTGATCCACGTCTTCACCCACGACTCGATCGCGGTGGGCGAGGACGGTCCGACCCATCAGCCGGTGGAGCATGTCGCGTCGCTCAGGGGCATCCCGCGCCTTTTGGTGCTGCGCCCCTGCGACGCCAACGAGACCGCATTTGCCTGGCGGGCCGCGCTCGAGACGAGGAATCGGCCGGTGGCGCTCGTCCTGTCGCGCCAGGCGGTTCCCACCCTGGACCGGGCGGCCTGCGCCGCGGCCGAAGGCGTGCTGCGCGGAGGCTACGTCCTGGCCGAAGGTGACGGCGGCACGCCGCGGCTCATCCTCATCGCCACCGGCTCCGAGGTCTCCCTCGCGCTGCGGGCGCGTGACCGGCTCCAGGAACAGGGGATCGCGACGCGCGCCGTGTCGATGCCGTGCTGGGCGCTCTTCGACGAGCAGCCCCGGGAGTACCGTGAGTCGGTGCTCCCACCGGAGGTCCCGGCAAGGCTCGCCGTCGAGGCGGGAAGCCCGTTTGGATGGCACAGGTACGTGGGGAGCGCCGGCGCGGTGCTGGGGGTGGAGGGGTTCGGAGCCTCCGCCCCGGGCGAGGTGGTGCTCACCGAATACGGCTTCACCGTGGACAACGTCTGCAGGCTTGCCCTGCAGCTGATCGGAAGGGGGGAGTGA
- a CDS encoding substrate-binding domain-containing protein, with the protein MKKMLKVTVCGLVVLAAAAAYGEEIKVGGGGASMAAVFAPVKATFEKATGDTLLVLQSTPKDGLVDLLNGKLDIAAGAVPLESMVSGAEKDGVKVDRARLMVTQVALNRTVIFVHPSNKVAQLSKEQLKGIFTGKISNWKEVGGDDKDIIVVWGKATPGQNAQFKKEILDGAEVAKDILDTTNYAKIRESVAATPEAVGIDPHGLADATVKVVESPALTMPIIAITNGKPSPRVQKVLDYIKGEGQNYVKK; encoded by the coding sequence ATGAAAAAGATGCTGAAGGTGACGGTGTGCGGGTTGGTGGTGCTGGCTGCGGCGGCAGCCTACGGGGAGGAAATCAAGGTAGGGGGAGGGGGCGCCTCCATGGCCGCTGTCTTCGCCCCGGTGAAGGCCACGTTCGAGAAGGCGACGGGCGACACCCTGCTGGTGCTGCAGTCCACCCCGAAGGACGGGCTCGTCGACCTCCTGAACGGCAAGCTTGACATCGCAGCCGGTGCCGTCCCGCTCGAGTCGATGGTCAGCGGGGCCGAGAAGGACGGGGTAAAGGTGGACCGTGCCCGCCTCATGGTGACCCAGGTCGCGTTGAACCGTACCGTGATCTTCGTTCATCCCTCCAATAAAGTGGCGCAACTCTCCAAGGAACAGCTGAAGGGGATCTTCACCGGGAAGATCTCCAACTGGAAAGAGGTCGGCGGCGACGACAAGGACATCATCGTCGTCTGGGGCAAGGCGACGCCCGGGCAGAACGCCCAGTTCAAGAAGGAGATCCTCGACGGCGCCGAGGTCGCCAAGGACATCCTCGACACCACCAACTACGCCAAAATCAGGGAGAGCGTGGCGGCGACCCCCGAGGCGGTCGGCATCGACCCGCACGGCCTGGCTGACGCGACGGTGAAGGTGGTGGAGAGCCCGGCTCTCACCATGCCGATCATCGCTATCACCAACGGCAAGCCCTCGCCCAGAGTGCAGAAGGTGCTCGACTACATCAAGGGCGAAGGACAAAACTACGTGAAGAAGTAG
- a CDS encoding aldo/keto reductase encodes MHKRKLGQYGLEVSAIGLGCMGMTCGYGHRDDAESIRVLRRAVELGVTFWDTAENYGPFSNEQLLGLLLKEVPRQRLVIATKFAWRFGPHGELIGLDSSPPQVRRSVEGSLKRLGTDYIDLYYQHRLDPAVPVEETVGALSRLVEEGKVRHIGLSAAGPRVVRRAHAVHPLSAVQAEYSLWERGAEEKLIPVLRELGIGMVAYSPMGRGFLAGKIRTPEDLEPCDRRRKNPRFFAHNLTHNFTLVSMVDEIARTHDATPAQVALAWILRRGGDIVPIPGTKHTRYLEENTQAVGLRFAEDVWCALDRSVACFDVAGERCEEDALRFTDDSE; translated from the coding sequence ATGCACAAACGGAAACTGGGACAGTACGGTTTGGAGGTCTCCGCCATCGGCCTTGGCTGCATGGGGATGACCTGCGGCTACGGGCACCGGGACGATGCCGAATCGATAAGGGTGCTGCGCCGCGCCGTGGAACTTGGGGTGACCTTCTGGGACACCGCGGAGAACTACGGCCCGTTCAGCAACGAACAGCTCCTTGGGCTCCTCCTGAAGGAGGTGCCGCGCCAGAGGCTCGTCATCGCGACCAAGTTCGCTTGGCGCTTCGGGCCGCACGGCGAACTGATCGGTCTGGACAGCAGCCCACCCCAGGTGCGTCGCTCGGTCGAGGGGTCGCTAAAGCGGCTCGGGACCGACTACATCGATCTCTACTATCAGCACCGCCTAGACCCCGCCGTCCCGGTGGAGGAAACGGTGGGGGCGCTTTCCCGGCTGGTCGAGGAGGGGAAGGTGCGCCACATAGGGCTCTCGGCGGCGGGGCCGCGCGTGGTACGGCGCGCCCACGCCGTGCACCCGCTCTCCGCGGTCCAGGCGGAGTACTCGCTTTGGGAGCGCGGGGCGGAGGAAAAGCTCATACCGGTACTGCGCGAGCTCGGCATCGGCATGGTTGCCTACAGCCCGATGGGGCGCGGTTTTCTTGCCGGGAAGATCCGGACGCCGGAGGACCTGGAGCCGTGCGACCGGCGCCGCAAGAACCCGCGCTTCTTCGCCCACAACTTAACGCACAACTTCACGCTGGTCTCCATGGTGGACGAGATCGCCCGCACCCATGACGCGACGCCTGCCCAGGTCGCCCTGGCCTGGATTCTCAGGCGCGGCGGCGACATCGTCCCGATTCCCGGGACCAAGCATACGCGCTACCTCGAGGAGAACACCCAGGCGGTGGGGCTCAGGTTCGCCGAGGACGTCTGGTGCGCCCTGGACCGCTCCGTCGCCTGCTTCGATGTCGCCGGGGAGCGCTGCGAAGAGGACGCCCTTCGCTTCACCGATGACTCCGAGTAG
- a CDS encoding methyl-accepting chemotaxis protein produces MTIKTKLISNALLTLAGIAIIGGVSLLGMKFVQGKLFILTERSTPFQLKTIEMQRSLQEHTANLAEVAFATDVNALAAARSASERTLSDLHKVSGELAILKGGEGGDGTSGEVERLQSLTSEMLATTQARLKAEEGARQADLAMKRELQEITRKLSELDVTIQKRQKTSARQLSASSGSASDITQKLMSLTTARDYLKDANYALSELLKANGKKGVIIARGKLDAALNEFGKNRLVAAGDAGVRVPAEMAAEARRLVNGPQGLLELKGAVLSKGGEPSPEYEQMAQNVSAKLSGAVIEIEQSVTMATGKYQQESRSHDDSLKGSNLAGDILAQNGTLLSLGLDIKSDIRELFAARTKEEIAQVTGELQARFAAAEGIAKRMAAQLGSRSPELGVLRGVQANLAGIKGQLLSKEGVVAKLQQVVQVRSQAGALNLKLKELVAQQNERGKDGVTAAQTEQEKAVASVNRVVQSFVLVVALLGGAMIVFSLVTGILLTRSITTPVRELTVLAEGFGSGDFSGKLDAGRKDEFGALALHFNQTSAKLGEITGALAGSIGRLADHSRHLSITAEELAQGAREQAIATEQSADAVGQISQSINEVAGSAAQASEASQQVLTTAQEGGEIVAGTAQGMEQIASSVREAAALVHNLGERSEQVGSIVDIINDIADQTSLLALNASIEAARAGEMGQGFAVVADEVRKLATRTTEATTEIAAMIREIQDGTSRTVLAMRAGNENVAEGVRRAGEASRSLKDILAASNRGAEMAERIAAAAEQQSTAMVEISANVDGMADITRRSEHSTDEVRRASAELRQIAEELSGMAAWFRCKAA; encoded by the coding sequence ATGACGATAAAGACCAAGCTTATCAGTAACGCCCTGCTCACCCTCGCCGGTATCGCCATCATCGGCGGGGTGAGCCTTCTGGGGATGAAATTCGTTCAGGGAAAGCTCTTCATCCTTACCGAGCGCTCCACCCCGTTTCAGCTGAAGACCATAGAGATGCAGCGCTCGCTGCAGGAGCATACCGCAAACCTCGCCGAGGTTGCCTTCGCAACGGACGTGAACGCCCTGGCCGCCGCCCGCAGCGCGAGCGAGCGGACCCTCTCCGATCTGCACAAGGTGAGCGGCGAACTGGCGATCCTCAAGGGAGGGGAGGGGGGGGACGGCACCAGCGGCGAAGTGGAGCGGCTGCAAAGCCTCACCTCCGAGATGCTCGCCACCACACAGGCGCGCCTCAAGGCCGAGGAGGGGGCGCGCCAGGCCGACCTCGCGATGAAGCGGGAGCTCCAGGAGATCACGCGGAAGCTGTCCGAGCTTGACGTCACCATCCAGAAGCGTCAGAAGACATCGGCCCGGCAGCTTTCGGCCTCCAGCGGCTCGGCCAGCGACATCACCCAGAAACTCATGAGCCTCACCACGGCGCGGGACTACCTGAAGGACGCGAACTACGCCCTTTCCGAGCTCCTGAAGGCCAACGGCAAGAAAGGGGTGATCATCGCACGCGGCAAACTCGACGCGGCGCTGAACGAGTTCGGCAAGAACCGCCTGGTTGCCGCCGGGGATGCCGGCGTCAGGGTCCCCGCCGAAATGGCGGCGGAGGCGCGCCGGCTCGTCAACGGGCCCCAGGGGCTTTTGGAGCTGAAGGGAGCCGTGCTCTCCAAAGGGGGGGAGCCCTCCCCCGAGTACGAGCAGATGGCGCAGAACGTATCGGCCAAGCTCTCGGGTGCGGTGATCGAGATCGAGCAGTCGGTCACCATGGCGACGGGTAAGTACCAGCAGGAAAGTCGCAGCCACGATGATTCGCTTAAGGGGTCGAACCTTGCAGGGGACATCCTTGCCCAGAACGGCACCCTCCTCTCGTTGGGGCTCGACATCAAGAGCGACATCAGGGAACTCTTCGCCGCGCGGACCAAGGAGGAGATCGCCCAGGTCACCGGGGAGCTCCAGGCGAGGTTCGCGGCCGCCGAGGGGATCGCGAAGCGCATGGCGGCGCAGCTTGGGAGCCGCAGTCCCGAGCTCGGCGTCCTGCGCGGCGTGCAGGCGAATCTTGCCGGCATCAAGGGGCAGCTCCTCTCCAAGGAGGGGGTTGTGGCTAAGCTGCAGCAGGTGGTCCAGGTGCGCAGCCAGGCGGGTGCCCTGAACCTGAAGTTGAAGGAGCTCGTGGCACAGCAAAACGAGCGGGGCAAAGATGGGGTGACTGCGGCCCAGACCGAACAGGAGAAGGCGGTCGCCTCGGTGAACCGCGTGGTGCAAAGTTTCGTGTTGGTGGTGGCGCTTCTTGGGGGGGCGATGATCGTCTTCAGCCTGGTGACCGGAATCCTCCTGACCCGTTCCATCACCACGCCGGTACGGGAACTCACCGTACTTGCCGAGGGGTTCGGCAGCGGCGATTTCAGCGGCAAGCTCGACGCCGGGCGCAAGGACGAGTTCGGAGCCCTGGCGCTGCATTTCAACCAGACCTCCGCGAAGCTTGGCGAGATCACCGGGGCGCTTGCCGGCTCCATCGGCAGGCTTGCCGATCACTCACGGCATCTCTCCATCACGGCCGAGGAACTGGCGCAGGGAGCCCGCGAGCAGGCCATCGCGACGGAGCAGTCGGCGGATGCGGTTGGCCAGATATCGCAGAGCATCAACGAGGTGGCGGGAAGCGCCGCCCAGGCGTCCGAGGCGTCCCAGCAGGTGCTCACGACCGCGCAAGAGGGGGGCGAGATCGTCGCCGGGACCGCGCAGGGTATGGAGCAGATCGCGAGCTCGGTGCGTGAGGCGGCGGCCCTCGTGCACAACCTCGGTGAGCGTTCGGAACAGGTCGGCTCCATCGTCGACATCATCAACGACATCGCCGACCAGACCTCGCTTCTGGCGCTGAACGCCTCCATCGAGGCGGCCCGGGCGGGGGAGATGGGGCAGGGGTTCGCCGTGGTGGCGGACGAGGTGCGCAAGCTCGCCACGCGCACCACCGAGGCGACCACGGAGATCGCCGCCATGATCCGGGAGATCCAGGACGGGACCTCGCGCACCGTGCTCGCCATGCGCGCCGGCAACGAGAACGTCGCGGAGGGTGTGCGCCGCGCCGGCGAGGCCAGTCGCTCGCTCAAAGATATCCTGGCCGCCTCGAACCGTGGTGCCGAGATGGCGGAGCGGATCGCGGCCGCGGCCGAGCAGCAATCGACCGCCATGGTGGAGATATCCGCCAACGTCGACGGCATGGCCGACATCACCAGGAGGTCGGAGCACTCCACCGACGAGGTGAGGCGCGCCTCGGCGGAACTGCGGCAGATCGCTGAGGAACTTTCCGGTATGGCAGCCTGGTTCCGCTGCAAGGCGGCTTAG